The Drosophila innubila isolate TH190305 chromosome 3R unlocalized genomic scaffold, UK_Dinn_1.0 2_E_3R, whole genome shotgun sequence genome has a segment encoding these proteins:
- the LOC117790842 gene encoding protein takeout yields MEQKLIYTTLLVGIVLQATQVLSAPKGKPLPAFLKVCQRDSPDLNSCARESFESLKPRLMDGIPELFIPPMEPLIVPEIKMDQDSGAIFLHSTYKNVKITGMSKHTLNDLKIDPSQFKFYVSMTFPKLHLESEYNIKGKIMMMPLLGDGQCFVDLTNITMHTEMIGEEYTQDGAIFLKIKDIKVKYDLQSVHMQLDNLFNGDKALGQRMNDFLNENWKSLAEEVRPLMTNVLEDIMRASVDKLFKAFSYDELLPKMKL; encoded by the exons ATGGAGCAGAAATTGATATATACTACTTTGCTGGTTGGGATAGTGCTCCAGGCAACTCAGGTGCTGTCTGCTCCAAAAGGAAAGCCATTGC CCGCTTTTCTTAAGGTTTGCCAGCGTGATTCTCCCGACCTGAATTCGTGTGCCCGTGAATCCTTTGAATCGCTGAAGCCTCGTCTTATGGATGGAATCCCAGAGCTTTTTATTCCCCCCATGGAGCCGCTAATAGTGCCAGAAATTAAAATGGATCAGGACTCCGGAGCCATCTTTTTGCATTCTACGTACAAGAATGTGAAGATCACAGGCATGTCGAAACATACATTGAACGATCTGAAAATCGATCCAAgtcaatttaagttttatgtcTCGATGACGTTTCCCAAACTGCACTTGGAGTCGGAATACAACATTAAAGGCAAGATCATGATGATGCCCCTATTGGGTGACGGTCAATGTTTTGTGGATCTGA CTAATATCACAATGCACACGGAGATGATTGGCGAAGAGTATACGCAGGATGGTGCCATCTTCTTGAAGATCAAAGATATCAAGGTCAAATACGATCTCCAGTCTGTGCACATGCAGCTGGATAATCTTTTTAATGGCGACAAGGCACTGGGTCAGCGTATGAACGATTTCCTCAACGAGAACTGGAAATCTTTGGCCGAGGAGGTGCGTCCGCTAATGACCAACGTCCTGGAGGATATTATGAGAGCCTCTGTTGACAAATTGTTTAAGGCCTTCAGCTACGATGAACTGCTACCCAAAATGAAGCTTTAA